The following proteins are co-located in the Stegostoma tigrinum isolate sSteTig4 chromosome 39, sSteTig4.hap1, whole genome shotgun sequence genome:
- the LOC125447808 gene encoding adenosine receptor A1-like, giving the protein MTQKHDDLRRETKQRGISSSTMGTSAGFVGSNFNCTSPPLPINVGYFVAEVLTAFLAVFGNVFICFVVARNRKLRTATNYFLVSLAVADILVGAVAIPCALLTDIGLPQCSYYLCVLMLCTLLVLTQASIFGMVTIAVERYIAILRPFRYPVLVTPRNTGLAIGVVWVLAVVIGLVPLMGWRKARIAEGGCFFDSIIDESYMVYFNFLGCTLLPLLAMFIIYAKIFFEVKRQIRRIAERHVGISAEEKRRKIICRELQTAMSLFIVLFCFTLSWIPIHILHCIKLYCPDCDVTTSVMLTMVILSHFNSVINPVIYVFRIKSFWEAFKEASSCIPYPALFGKYSNTNLTVMIKTESFGNQNNALPGL; this is encoded by the coding sequence ATGACCCAGAAACATGACGACTTAAGGCGGGAGACAAAGCAGAGAGGAATTTCTAGTTCCACAATGGGCACATCAGCAGGTTTTGTTGGAAGCAATTTCAATTGCACTAGCCCTCCCTTGCCCATCAATGTCGGATATTTTGTTGCTGAGGTATTAACGGCATTCCTTGCTGTTTTCGGGAATGTCTTCATCTGCTTTGTTGTTGCCAGGAACAGGAAATTAAGGACAGCAACAAATTACTTCCTGGTGTCCCTGGCTGTGGCGGACATATTGGTCGGGGCAGTTGCTATCCCATGCGCTCTACTGACGGACATTGGCCTCCCCCAGTGTAGTTACTACCTCTGCGTCCTCATGCTCTGCACGCTGCTGGTCCTCACCCAGGCGTCCATCTTCGGTATGGTCACCATCGCAGTGGAGCGCTACATCGCCATCCTGAGGCCATTCCGTTACCCGGTCCTGGTAACCCCCAGGAACACCGGCCTCGCCATCGGCGTGGTGTGGGTGCTGGCCGTGGTCATTGGGCTGGTGCCCCTGATGGGATGGCGCAAGGCGCGTATCGCTGAGGGGGGCTGCTTCTTCGACAGCATCATCGATGAGAGCTACATGGTATACTTCAACTTTCTCGGCTGCACCCTACTGCCGCTCCTCGCCATGTTCATCATCTACGCCAAGATATTCTTCGAGGTGAAGCGGCAGATCCGACGCATAGCTGAGAGGCACGTTGGCATCAGTGCAGAGGAGAAACGGAGGAAGATTATCTGCCGGGAGCTCCAGACGGCTATGTCTCTCTTCATCGTCCTTTTCTGCTTCACCCTGAGCTGGATTCCGATACACATCCTGCACTGCATCAAACTGTACTGCCCAGACTGCGATGTCACCACGTCTGTGATGCTAACCATGGTTATTTTGTCCCACTTTAACTCAGTGATCAACCCCGTCATCTATGTTTTCAGGATAAAGAGCTTCTGGGAAGCCTTCAAAGAGGCATCCTCATGCATCCCCTACCCCGCACTCTTTGGGAAGTATTCCAACACGAATTTGACCGTAATGATTAAAACTGAGTCTTTCGGGAACCAGAACAATGCCTTGCCAGGGCTTTAG